Proteins from one Capricornis sumatraensis isolate serow.1 chromosome 2, serow.2, whole genome shotgun sequence genomic window:
- the TBC1D21 gene encoding TBC1 domain family member 21 isoform X1: MTTLSPENSLSARQSASFILVKRKPPIDKTEWDGFFDENGHLAKSRDFICVNILERGLHPTVRTEAWKFLTGYYSWQSSQDERLTVDSTRRKNYEALCQMYQKIQPLLENLHRNFIETRNSITYDIKKLYDKDPLGNVLLDKKKLEKILLLSYVCNTQAEYQQGFHEMVMIFQLMLEHDHETFWLFQFFLQKTEHSCVINIGVGKNLDMLNTLIDFLDPVFAEHLKGKGAGAVPSLFPWFCLCFQRAFKTFDDVWRLWEVLLTGKPCRNFQVLVAYSMLQMVRQEVLQESMKGDDILLACNNLIDLDADELISAACIVYAELIQKDVPQSLKDFFL; encoded by the exons ATGACCACCCTCTCTCCCGAAAACAGTCTCTCTGCCAGGCAGTCGGCCTCCTTCATCCTG GTGAAGAGAAAACCGCCCATTGACAAGACAGAATGGGATGGCTTCTTTGACGAGAACGGTCACTTGGCCAAGTCACGAGACTTCATTTGTGTTAACATCCTGGAAAGG GGCCTGCACCCCACGGTGAGGACAGAAGCCTGGAAGTTCCTCACGGGCTACTACTCGTGGCAGAGTTCCCAGGACGAGCGGCTCACGGTGGACAGCACAAGGAG GAAGAACTACGAGGCCTTATGCCAGATGTACCAGAAGATTCAGCCCCTGCTGGAAAACCTGCACCGGAACTTCATAGAGACTCGGAACAGTATCA CATACGACATTAAAAAACTCTATGACAAAGACCCTCTGGGCAATGTCCTCCTCGATAAGAAGAAGCTGGAGAAGATCCTGCTCCTGAGTTATGTCTGCAACACGCAAGCAG AGTACCAGCAGGGCTTCCATGAGATGGTGATGATTTTCCAGCTGATGCTAGAACATGACCATGAGACCTTCTGGCTTTTCCAGTTCTTCCTACAGAAAACG GAGCACAGCTGTGTCATCAACATCGGGGTAGGGAAGAACCTCGACATGCTCAACACCCTGATCGACTTCCTGGATCCTGTGTTTGCCGAGCACTTAA AAGGGAAGGGTGCGGGGGCTGTGCCATCCCTCTTCCCCTGGTTCTGCCTCTGCTTTCAACGTGCCTTCAAGACCTTTGACGACGTCTGGAGGCTCTGGGAG GTGCTGCtcacagggaagccctgcaggaACTTCCAGGTGCTGGTGGCCTACAGCATGCTGCAGATGGTGCGCCAGGAGGTGCTACAGGAGAGCATGAAGGGCGACGATATCCTCCTG GCCTGCAACAACCTCATTGACCTCGATGCCGACGAGCTGATCTCCGCTGCCTGCATAGTTTACGCTGAGCTCATCCAGAAGGAT GTCCCTCAGTCGTTAAAGGATTTCTTTCTCTGA
- the TBC1D21 gene encoding TBC1 domain family member 21 isoform X2 — translation MTTLSPENSLSARQSASFILGLHPTVRTEAWKFLTGYYSWQSSQDERLTVDSTRRKNYEALCQMYQKIQPLLENLHRNFIETRNSITYDIKKLYDKDPLGNVLLDKKKLEKILLLSYVCNTQAEYQQGFHEMVMIFQLMLEHDHETFWLFQFFLQKTEHSCVINIGVGKNLDMLNTLIDFLDPVFAEHLKGKGAGAVPSLFPWFCLCFQRAFKTFDDVWRLWEVLLTGKPCRNFQVLVAYSMLQMVRQEVLQESMKGDDILLACNNLIDLDADELISAACIVYAELIQKDVPQSLKDFFL, via the exons ATGACCACCCTCTCTCCCGAAAACAGTCTCTCTGCCAGGCAGTCGGCCTCCTTCATCCTG GGCCTGCACCCCACGGTGAGGACAGAAGCCTGGAAGTTCCTCACGGGCTACTACTCGTGGCAGAGTTCCCAGGACGAGCGGCTCACGGTGGACAGCACAAGGAG GAAGAACTACGAGGCCTTATGCCAGATGTACCAGAAGATTCAGCCCCTGCTGGAAAACCTGCACCGGAACTTCATAGAGACTCGGAACAGTATCA CATACGACATTAAAAAACTCTATGACAAAGACCCTCTGGGCAATGTCCTCCTCGATAAGAAGAAGCTGGAGAAGATCCTGCTCCTGAGTTATGTCTGCAACACGCAAGCAG AGTACCAGCAGGGCTTCCATGAGATGGTGATGATTTTCCAGCTGATGCTAGAACATGACCATGAGACCTTCTGGCTTTTCCAGTTCTTCCTACAGAAAACG GAGCACAGCTGTGTCATCAACATCGGGGTAGGGAAGAACCTCGACATGCTCAACACCCTGATCGACTTCCTGGATCCTGTGTTTGCCGAGCACTTAA AAGGGAAGGGTGCGGGGGCTGTGCCATCCCTCTTCCCCTGGTTCTGCCTCTGCTTTCAACGTGCCTTCAAGACCTTTGACGACGTCTGGAGGCTCTGGGAG GTGCTGCtcacagggaagccctgcaggaACTTCCAGGTGCTGGTGGCCTACAGCATGCTGCAGATGGTGCGCCAGGAGGTGCTACAGGAGAGCATGAAGGGCGACGATATCCTCCTG GCCTGCAACAACCTCATTGACCTCGATGCCGACGAGCTGATCTCCGCTGCCTGCATAGTTTACGCTGAGCTCATCCAGAAGGAT GTCCCTCAGTCGTTAAAGGATTTCTTTCTCTGA